A segment of the Butyrivibrio fibrisolvens genome:
ACGCTGGTTGTCCTTAAAAATAAAGTAAGCAATGTTTATGAGTATATTCTCCTTGGAGCGGCGGTTGGCTTCGGCTTTACGGTTGTGGAGGACTTTACTTTCGGAGAGTCGATTGTTGTATTGCTGATCAGAACTCCTTTAATGTTCACTCATATGACACTGAACATGATCATGGGAGAGTTTATTGGAAGGGCAAGGTACAACAAATTAAAGGGTGAAGGCCAGACTGCCTTATATTGGGCTTTGGGGCTCATTATTCCGGTGGCTTTACATACTCTGTATGATTCCGGAACAACTTTTAATTTTCCTGCTTTGATGGACGGTGATCTTGTTGTTGGCGGCATACTTGGCGGCGTAGCAATTTTGATAAATGCTGCTCTTTTGATCTGTGTGCTGTTAAGAGCCAAGAAGAACGCAGAAAAGTTCTCTGCACTTACCTTCGAGACTAAAGCGTAAGCTGTAAACAGGAGAATATTTCTATAAATATAACCTTCCATTAACGCAATAATGTTGCAACATATGCGAAACGTTGCCGAAACATTTTTTTCGCTTTATTATCATCTTAAATAAAATTTGGAGGGATGATAAAGTGGTATACAAATTCAAAAAGTATGAAGAAAAAAGTGTTCTAAGAAATCATCTGAAGATGGGCGGCGTAAACCCTGATGGTGTCAAAATAGATGTTACAAGTAAGTACTTTGAGATAGATTCAAAGCCTTTTATCGGCG
Coding sequences within it:
- a CDS encoding PrsW family glutamic-type intramembrane protease — protein: MDAKTLIISIIAALLALVICGWLYRRMIKREVPEPIGKLQAILPVILGGICMPISGAAGIGLLLALKSIGVAAETMQTLPASFFTAFFMAGGVEEVFKFLAMIITLVVLKNKVSNVYEYILLGAAVGFGFTVVEDFTFGESIVVLLIRTPLMFTHMTLNMIMGEFIGRARYNKLKGEGQTALYWALGLIIPVALHTLYDSGTTFNFPALMDGDLVVGGILGGVAILINAALLICVLLRAKKNAEKFSALTFETKA